One Ananas comosus cultivar F153 unplaced genomic scaffold, ASM154086v1, whole genome shotgun sequence DNA segment encodes these proteins:
- the LOC109703850 gene encoding uncharacterized protein LOC109703850, producing MSREEKKEKEKESVLVISISSTSSSSSYGEEEEEEEEVEVRSAEEKGRDDDECCILPSDPFADDLILNLSLCQRNDDGDDLAILFVRGQVACRDLPHQRNLCAEYPFSKTPHESYCPKCFCYVCEKIAPCEAWKGPLGHCHASDQEKKWKDMRKARQSAQAQEIKPCSEV from the exons ATgtcgagggaggagaagaaggagaaggagaaggaga gtGTGTTAGTGATCTCGATCTCGTCCACGTCTTCGTCCTCGTCCTAtggcgaggaagaagaagaggaggaggaggtggaggtgaGGTCGGCGGAGGAGAAAGGGAGGGACGACGATGAGTGTTGCATACTCCCCTCCGATCCCTTCGCCGACGATCTCATCCTCAACCTCTCGCTTTGCCAACGCAACGACGACGGCGATGATCTCGCCATTCTCTTCGTACGAGGCCAA GTGGCTTGTAGAGATCTTCCCCACCAAAGAAATCTCTGTGCAGAATATCCCTTTAGCAAGACACCTCATGAGAGCTATTGTCCGAAG TGTTTCTGCTATGTCTGCGAGAAAATAGCTCCCTGTGAGGCTTGGAAGGGACCTCTAGGACACTGTCATGCATCTGACCAAGAAAAGAAATGGAAGGATATGAGGAAAGCTAGGCAATCAGCTCAAGCACAGGAAATTAAGCCTTGCTCTGAAGTGTAA
- the LOC109703849 gene encoding subtilisin-like protease SBT1.2, whose translation MEILHSIFYLLISFSFFLSNPTLLLVHCQIQPISNDTQMQVYIVHVQKPDSTSFRRFKDRKEWYASFLPNTTLDSGKPRMVYAYRHAISGFAAWLTSQEVEAMKSTDGVLVAYPDSEYDAQTTYTPQFLGLNAWEDGVWYDSQYGAGQVIGVIDSGFKPGHPSFRDTDVNPPPETWNGSCYWKQSVCNNKLIGAVGYMSGRVVPPDDDSGHGTHTASTAGGNFVDDAHVLGMARGTASGTAPKAHLAIYKVLHNNKTATGTVAKALDSDTLRGIDEAIRNHVNVLSMSLGKVKKPLYKNGIAIGSYVAITKGIVPVASAGNEGPYESLIGNDAPWILTVGASTTDRRIRAIVKLGNGMELFGETAYQPEGFNSTQLPLVYPGVRKTRKTLNCMNGSMDTFDVKGKIVLCGVGQISSTEKGEVVKAAGGAAMIVMNRPWNGSTTPAKPHIIPAAHVSFTDAWKIVTYFNSTPNGTAAIIFNGTRVGVRPAPSVASFSSRGPSLMNGNIIKPDVIAPGVNVLAAWPFEVGPKPNHHLRASSHTFNFNSGTSMATPHVAGIVAMLRNNHPDWSPAAIKSAIMTTAYTVDADRNPIGDDFNSTGTPASAYAMGSGHVDPSAANDPGLIYDLHHYDYIHYLCGMGFTDKQVGAIGGGSVQCSKVRAISPEQLNYPSIAVYLSANTTEVTVNRTVTNVGDAVTTYNVKYDEPEGVRVDVAPDRLQFSRSRQMKDFRVTLSIKPGRPTVRMAGQVFEGQMAWVSGKYYVRSPIAVTIQ comes from the coding sequence ATGGAAATTTTACATTCAATCTTCTACTtgcttatttctttttccttcttcctATCCAATCCAACTCTTCTCTTGGTTCACTGCCAAATACAGCCCATTTCAAATGACACCCAAATGCAGGTCTATATTGTTCATGTACAAAAGCCTGACAGCACGAGCTTCCGTCGGTTCAAGGATCGGAAAGAGTGGTACGCGTCCTTCTTGCCCAACACCACCCTCGACTCTGGCAAGCCGCGCATGGTCTACGCGTACCGCCACGCGATCAGTGGCTTCGCAGCGTGGCTCACCTCTCAAGAAGTAGAAGCCATGAAATCTACGGATGGCGTTCTCGTAGCCTACCCCGACAGCGAGTATGATGCTCAAACCACCTACACCCCGCAGTTCCTAGGACTAAACGCATGGGAGGACGGCGTTTGGTATGACTCTCAATACGGAGCGGGGCAAGTTATCGGGGTTATCGACAGTGGCTTTAAGCCTGGTCATCCTTCCTTCAGGGATACTGATGTAAATCCGCCGCCGGAGACGTGGAACGGAAGCTGCTACTGGAAACAATCTGTGTGCAACAATAAGCTCATCGGTGCAGTGGGATACATGTCTGGGCGCGTCGTCCCACCTGATGACGACAGCGGCCATGGAACCCACACGGCGAGCACAGCTGGAGGGAATTTTGTGGATGATGCTCACGTACTTGGCATGGCACGCGGCACGGCCTCAGGGACGGCACCTAAAGCTCATCTAGCAATCTATAAGGTGCTACACAATAACAAAACTGCTACCGGTACAGTTGCCAAAGCGCTTGATAGTGACACATTGAGGGGCATCGACGAAGCCATCCGGAATCACGTGAATGTGCTATCCATGTCCCTCGGGAAGGTCAAGAAACCGCTGTATAAGAACGGCATTGCCATAGGATCATATGTGGCAATCACCAAAGGGATCGTCCCGGTGGCCAGTGCCGGAAACGAAGGCCCCTATGAAAGCCTCATAGGGAATGATGCGCCATGGATACTTACCGTCGGAGCAAGCACTACGGACAGGAGGATAAGGGCCATTGTCAAGCTCGGAAATGGTATGGAGCTCTTCGGCGAAACAGCATACCAGCCAGAGGGATTCAACTCGACTCAGCTACCGTTGGTTTATCCGGGGGTGCGGAAGACGCGAAAGACCTTGAATTGCATGAACGGCTCCATGGACACTTTTGATGTTAAAGGGAAGATCGTGTTGTGCGGGGTTGGACAAATTTCAAGCACCGAAAAGGGTGAGGTCGTTAAGGCAGCAGGCGGTGCTGCGATGATAGTAATGAACCGGCCATGGAACGGGAGCACAACGCCCGCCAAACCCCACATCATCCCAGCGGCCCACGTGAGCTTCACCGATGCGTGGAAGATCGTCACGTACTTCAATTCCACGCCCAACGGAACGGCAGCAATCATCTTCAACGGCACACGAGTTGGCGTTCGACCAGCACCCTCGGTGGCTTCCTTCTCGTCGCGAGGCCCCAGCCTCATGAACGGCAACATCATCAAGCCGGATGTCATCGCACCGGGCGTCAATGTTCTAGCTGCTTGGCCATTCGAGGTAGGACCTAAACCCAACCACCACCTTCGAGCCTCATCTCACACCTTCAACTTTAATTCGGGAACGTCGATGGCGACCCCTCACGTGGCTGGCATTGTGGCGATGTTAAGGAATAACCATCCTGATTGGTCTCCCGCAGCCATTAAGTCAGCGATCATGACCACAGCTTACACAGTCGACGCCGATAGGAATCCTATCGGCGACGATTTCAACTCCACGGGGACACCAGCTAGTGCATACGCCATGGGCTCGGGCCATGTCGACCCATCAGCAGCCAACGATCCGGGCCTCATCTATGACCTTCATCACTATGATTATATCCATTACCTCTGTGGCATGGGCTTCACCGACAAACAAGTCGGAGCCATCGGTGGCGGTTCGGTGCAGTGTTCTAAGGTCCGGGCAATCAGCCCCGAACAGCTGAACTATCCTTCTATTGCGGTGTACCTAAGTGCTAATACGACCGAGGTGACTGTCAACCGAACGGTGACGAATGTCGGGGACGCCGTTACAACCTACAACGTGAAGTACGACGAACCGGAAGGAGTGAGAGTCGACGTTGCGCCTGATAGGCTGCAATTCTCCCGATCCAGGCAGATGAAGGATTTTCGAGTCACGTTGAGCATCAAGCCGGGGAGACCAACAGTTAGGATGGCAGGGCAAGTTTTTGAGGGGCAAATGGCGTGGGTCTCCGGAAAGTACTACGTAAGGAGTCCTATTGCCGTCACAATCCAGTGA
- the LOC109703851 gene encoding subtilisin-like protease SBT1.7 gives MDIVHSVFYLLISFSFFLSNPTLLLVHSQLQPISNDTQMQVYIVHVQKPDSTSFRRFKDRKEWYASFLPNTTLDSGKPRMIYAYRRAIRGFAAWLTAQEAEAMKSMDGVLVAYSDFEYDAQTTYTPQFLGLNAWEDGIWYDSQYGAGQIIGVIDTGFKPGHPSFRDTDVNPPPGTWNGSCYWKQSVCNNKLIGAVGYRFGRTVSPEDNNGHGTHTASTAAGNFVDDAHVLGMARGTASGTAPKAHLAIYKVLHNTKTATGTVAKAFASDTLRGIDEAIRNHVNVLSMSLGTVTHQLHANPIAIASYAAITEGIVPVACAMNEGPYKSIIANDAPWILTVGASTTDRRIRAIVKLGNGMEFFGETAYQPEGFNSTQLPLVYPGVLQTQKTLNCKKGSMDTFDVKGKIVLCGVGHISNIEKGEVVKAAGGAAMILMNQPWNGNTTYAEPHVIPTAHVSFSDAWKILTYFNSMPDVTAAIIFNGTQYGARPSPSVAFFSSRGPSLMNGNIIKPDVIAPGVNVLAAWPFEVGPKPDQHLQPTTHTFNFDSGTSMATPHVAGIVAMLKNNHPDWSPAAIKSAIMTTAYMVDADGNPIGDDSKPAGTPASAYAMGSGHVDPLAANDPGLVYDLHYYDYIHYLCGMGFTDAQVGAIGRGSVQCSKVRAISPEQLNYPSMAVYLSASTTQVTVDRTVTNVGDAVSTYEVKYDEPEGVRVEVTPDTLQFSRAGQMKDFQVTLSVEPGSPTVRMAGQVFEGQMAWVSGKYYVRSPIAVTIQ, from the coding sequence ATGGATATTGTACATTCGGTCTTCTACTtgcttatttctttttccttcttcctATCCAATCCAACTCTTCTCTTGGTTCACTCCCAACTACAGCCCATTTCTAATGACACCCAAATGCAGGTCTATATTGTTCATGTACAAAAGCCTGACAGCACGAGCTTCCGTCGGTTCAAGGATCGGAAAGAGTGGTACGCGTCCTTCTTGCCCAACACCACCCTCGACTCCGGCAAGCCGCGCATGATCTATGCATACCGCCGCGCGATCAGAGGCTTCGCGGCGTGGCTCACCGCTCAGGAAGCAGAAGCCATGAAATCCATGGATGGCGTTCTCGTAGCCTACTCCGACTTCGAGTATGATGCTCAAACCACCTACACCCCGCAGTTCCTAGGACTAAACGCATGGGAGGACGGCATTTGGTATGACTCTCAATACGGAGCGGGGCAAATTATTGGGGTCATCGACACCGGATTTAAGCCTGGTCATCCTTCCTTCAGGGATACCGATGTAAATCCGCCGCCTGGGACGTGGAACGGAAGCTGCTACTGGAAACAATCCGTGTGCAACAATAAGCTCATCGGTGCAGTGGGATACAGGTTTGGGCGCACCGTCTCACCTGAGGACAATAACGGTCATGGAACCCACACGGCGAGCACAGCTGCGGGGAATTTTGTGGATGATGCCCACGTACTTGGCATGGCACGCGGCACGGCCTCAGGGACGGCACCTAAAGCTCATCTAGCAATCTATAAGGTGTTACACAACACCAAAACTGCTACTGGTACAGTGGCCAAAGCGTTTGCTAGCGACACTTTGAGGGGTATCGATGAAGCGATACGCAATCACGTGAACGTGCTATCCATGTCCCTCGGGACGGTGACGCATCAGCTGCATGCGAATCCTATTGCCATAGCATCATACGCAGCAATCACCGAAGGGATTGTCCCTGTGGCCTGTGCTATGAACGAAGGGCCCTATAAAAGCATCATAGCGAACGATGCGCCGTGGATACTTACCGTCGGAGCAAGCACTACGGACAGGAGGATAAGGGCCATTGTCAAGCTCGGAAATGGTATGGAGTTCTTCGGCGAAACAGCATACCAGCCAGAGGGATTCAATTCGACTCAGCTACCGTTGGTTTATCCGGGGGTGCTACAGACGCAAAAGACCTTGAATTGCAAGAAGGGCTCCATGGACACTTTCGATGTTAAAGGGAAGATCGTGTTGTGCGGGGTTGGACATATTTCAAACATCGAAAAGGGTGAGGTCGTTAAGGCAGCGGGCGGTGCCGCGATGATACTAATGAACCAGCCGTGGAATGGGAACACGACGTACGCCGAACCCCACGTCATCCCGACGGCCCACGTGAGCTTCAGCGATGCGTGGAAGATCCTCACGTACTTCAACTCCATGCCCGATGTAACGGCAGCAATCATCTTCAACGGCACACAATACGGCGCTCGACCGTCACCCTCAGTGGCTTTCTTCTCGTCGCGCGGCCCTAGCCTCATGAATGGCAACATCATCAAGCCGGACGTCATTGCACCGGGCGTCAACGTTCTAGCCGCTTGGCCATTCGAGGTAGGGCCTAAACCTGACCAGCACCTTCAGCCCACAACTCACACATTCAACTTCGATTCGGGAACGTCGATGGCGACCCCTCACGTGGCCGGCATTGTGGCAATGTTAAAGAATAACCATCCTGATTGGTCTCCTGCTGCCATTAAGTCGGCGATCATGACTACCGCTTACATGGTCGACGCCGATGGGAATCCTATCGGCGATGATTCCAAGCCCGCGGGGACCCCAGCAAGTGCATATGCCATGGGCTCGGGCCACGTCGACCCGTTGGCGGCCAACGACCCGGGCCTCGTCTATGACCTTCATTACTATGATTATATCCATTACCTCTGCGGCATGGGCTTCACTGACGCACAAGTCGGAGCCATCGGTCGCGGTTCGGTGCAGTGTTCTAAGGTCCGGGCGATCAGCCCGGAACAGCTGAACTATCCTTCTATGGCGGTGTACCTAAGTGCTAGTACGACCCAGGTGACGGTCGACCGAACGGTGACGAATGTCGGGGACGCCGTTTCGACCTACGAGGTGAAGTACGACGAACCGGAAGGAGTGAGAGTTGAAGTTACGCCTGATACGCTGCAATTCTCCCGAGCCGGGCAGATGAAGGATTTTCAAGTGACATTAAGCGTCGAGCCCGGGAGCCCAACAGTTAGGATGGCGGGGCAAGTTTTTGAGGGGCAAATGGCGTGGGTCTCCGGAAAGTACTACGTAAGGAGTCCTATTGCCGTCACAATCCAGTGA
- the LOC109703854 gene encoding uncharacterized protein LOC109703854 isoform X1, with protein sequence MTSHLPSPPRSMTTVEEEKDSKKNSVKIEEAKEEGDDSDDDCYEIDPIDFARILTLKVSDEVVLVSEKEPVALRDFPHPRHLCANFPFNTSPHESYCSQEIRLTWGGNLNSKLAALFMTMNHPLISCVFVTSAK encoded by the exons ATGACCTCTCACTTACCTTCCCCCCCCAGGAGCATGACGACCGTGGAAGAAGAGAAGGATAGCAAGAAGAATAGTGTAAAGATAGAGGAGGCCAAAGAAGAAGGGGATGATTCCGACGATGATTGTTACGAGATCGATCCCATCGACTTCGCCCGCATACTCACCTTGAAAGTCTCTGATGAAGTTGTTCTTGTTTCTGAGAAGGAACCA GTTGCACTGAGGGACTTCCCCCATCCAAGGCACCTGTGTGCGAATTTCCCCTTCAACACTTCTCCCCATGAGAGTTACTGCAGCCag GAAATCAGGCTAACTTGGGGAGGCAATCTAAATTCTAAACTTGCTGCACTTTTTATGACAATGAATCATCCATTGATATCATG TGTTTTTGTTACGTCTGCGAAGTAG
- the LOC109703854 gene encoding uncharacterized protein LOC109703854 isoform X2, whose translation MTSHLPSPPRSMTTVEEEKDSKKNSVKIEEAKEEGDDSDDDCYEIDPIDFARILTLKVSDEVVLVSEKEPVALRDFPHPRHLCANFPFNTSPHESYCSQCFCYVCEVAAPCKQWEGTDGHCNVSKK comes from the exons ATGACCTCTCACTTACCTTCCCCCCCCAGGAGCATGACGACCGTGGAAGAAGAGAAGGATAGCAAGAAGAATAGTGTAAAGATAGAGGAGGCCAAAGAAGAAGGGGATGATTCCGACGATGATTGTTACGAGATCGATCCCATCGACTTCGCCCGCATACTCACCTTGAAAGTCTCTGATGAAGTTGTTCTTGTTTCTGAGAAGGAACCA GTTGCACTGAGGGACTTCCCCCATCCAAGGCACCTGTGTGCGAATTTCCCCTTCAACACTTCTCCCCATGAGAGTTACTGCAGCCag TGTTTTTGTTACGTCTGCGAAGTAGCTGCTCCCTGTAAGCAGTGGGAAGGAACAGATGGGCATTGCAATGTATCGAAGAAGTAA
- the LOC109703852 gene encoding subtilisin-like protease SBT1.7, which yields MEILHSIFYLLISFSFFLSNPTLLLVHCQIKPISNDTQMQVYIVHVQKPDSTSFRRFKDRKEWYASFLPNTTLDSGKPRMVYAYRQAISGFAAWLTSQEVEAMKSTDGVLVAYPDSEYDAQTTYTPEFLGLNAWEDGVWYDSQYGAGQIIGVIDTGFKPGHPSFRDTDVNPPPETWNGSCYWKHSVCNNKLIGAVGYKHGRTVSPEDKNGHGTHTASTAAGNFVDDAHVLGMARGTASGTAPKAHLAIYKVLHITKTASTGTVVKALVSDTLRGIDEAIRNHVNVLSMSLGLEKQRLHADSIAIGSYAAITKGIVPVAAAANAGPFASVIANDAPWILTVGASTTDRRIRAIVKLGNGMELFGETAYQPEGFNSTQLPLVYPGVRKTQKTLNCLNGSMDTFDVKGKIVLCGVGHITNIEKGEIVKAAGGAAMILMNQPWNGNTTFSEPHVIPTAHVSFSDAWKIITYFNSTPNGTAAITFNGTQYGVQPSPSVAYFSSRGPSLMNGNIIKPDVIAPGVNILAAWPFEVGPKPNHTLPPTTHTFNFESGTSMATPHVAGIVAMLKNNHPDWSPAAIKSAIMTTAYTVDVNGKPIGDDSKPTGTPASAYAMGSGHVDPTAANDPGLVYDLHHQDYIHYLCGMGFTDKQVEAIGRGKVQCSKVRAISPEQLNYPSIAVYLSANTTEVTVNRTVTNVGDAVTTYEVKYDEPEGVRVEVMPDMLEFSRAGQMKDFRVKLSIKPGSPTVRMAGEVVEGQMAWSSGKYYVRSPIVVTMQ from the coding sequence ATGGAAATTTTACACTCAATCTTCTACTtgcttatttctttttccttcttcctATCCAATCCAACTCTTCTCTTGGTTCACTGCCAAATAAAGCCCATTTCAAATGACACCCAAATGCAGGTCTATATTGTTCATGTACAAAAGCCTGACAGCACGAGCTTCCGTCGGTTCAAGGATCGGAAAGAGTGGTACGCGTCCTTCTTGCCCAACACCACCCTCGACTCCGGCAAGCCGCGCATGGTCTACGCGTACCGCCAAGCGATCAGCGGCTTCGCAGCGTGGCTCACCTCTCAAGAAGTAGAAGCCATGAAATCTACGGATGGCGTTCTCGTAGCCTACCCCGACAGCGAGTATGATGCTCAAACCACCTACACCCCGGAGTTCCTAGGACTAAACGCATGGGAGGACGGCGTTTGGTACGACTCTCAATACGGGGCGGGGCAAATCATCGGGGTTATCGACACCGGATTTAAGCCCGGTCATCCTTCCTTCAGGGATACTGATGTAAATCCGCCGCCAGAGACGTGGAACGGAAGCTGCTACTGGAAACATTCCGTGTGCAACAACAAGCTCATCGGTGCAGTGGGATACAAGCATGGGCGCACCGTCTCACCTGAAGACAAGAACGGTCATGGAACCCACACAGCGAGCACAGCTGCGGGGAATTTCGTGGATGATGCTCACGTACTCGGCATGGCACGCGGCACGGCGTCAGGGACGGCACCTAAAGCTCATCTAGCAATCTATAAGGTGCTACACATCACCAAAACTGCGAGTACTGGTACGGTTGTCAAAGCGCTTGTTAGTGACACATTGAGGGGCATCGACGAAGCGATCCGGAATCACGTAAATGTGCTATCCATGTCCCTCGGGTTGGAGAAGCAACGGCTGCATGCGGACTCTATTGCCATAGGATCATACGCAGCAATCACCAAAGGGATCGTCCCGGTGGCCGCTGCCGCAAATGCAGGCCCCTTCGCGAGTGTCATAGCGAATGATGCGCCGTGGATACTTACCGTCGGAGCAAGCACTACAGACAGGAGGATAAGGGCCATTGTCAAGCTCGGAAACGGTATGGAGCTCTTCGGCGAAACAGCATACCAGCCGGAGGGATTCAACTCGACTCAGCTACCGTTGGTTTATCCAGGGGTGCGAAAGACGCAAAAGACCTTGAATTGCTTGAACGGCTCCATGGACACTTTCGATGTTAAAGGGAAAATCGTGTTGTGCGGGGTTGGACATATTACAAACATCGAAAAGGGTGAGATCGTTAAGGCGGCAGGCGGTGCGGCGATGATACTAATGAACCAGCCGTGGAATGGGAACACGACGTTCTCCGAACCCCACGTCATCCCGACGGCCCATGTGAGCTTCAGCGATGCGTGGAAGATCATCACGTACTTCAACTCCACGCCTAACGGAACAGCAGCAATCACCTTCAACGGCACACAATACGGCGTTCAACCATCACCCTCGGTGGCTTACTTCTCGTCTCGCGGCCCTAGCCTCATGAACGGCAACATCATCAAGCCGGACGTCATCGCACCGGGCGTCAACATTCTAGCCGCTTGGCCGTTCGAGGTAGGACCTAAACCCAACCACACCCTTCCGCCCACAACTCACACATTCAACTTCGAATCGGGAACGTCGATGGCGACCCCTCACGTGGCCGGCATTGTGGCAATGTTAAAGAATAACCATCCTGATTGGTCTCCCGCCGCCATTAAGTCGGCAATAATGACTACAGCTTACACAGTCGACGTCAATGGGAAGCCTATCGGCGACGATTCCAAGCCCACGGGGACCCCAGCTAGTGCATACGCCATGGGCTCGGGCCACGTCGACCCGACGGCGGCCAACGATCCAGGCCTAGTCTATGACCTTCACCATCAAGATTATATCCATTACCTCTGCGGCATGGGCTTCACCGACAAACAAGTCGAAGCCATCGGCCGCGGTAAGGTGCAGTGTTCTAAGGTCCGCGCGATCAGCCCGGAACAGCTGAACTATCCTTCTATTGCCGTGTACCTAAGTGCTAATACGACCGAGGTGACGGTCAACCGAACGGTGACGAATGTCGGGGACGCCGTCACGACCTATGAGGTGAAGTACGACGAACCGGAAGGAGTGAGAGTCGAAGTTATGCCTGATATGCTGGAATTCTCGCGTGCCGGGCAGATGAAGGATTTTCGAGTCAAGTTGAGCATCAAGCCGGGGAGCCCAACAGTTAGGATGGCAGGGGAAGTTGTCGAGGGGCAAATGGCGTGGTCCTCCGGAAAGTACTACGTAAGGAGTCCTATTGTCGTCACAATGCAGTGA
- the LOC109703853 gene encoding uncharacterized protein At2g38710-like isoform X1: MVSANREMVVYCFDTLVAHYNKELPPPPDFEEGHHQFEEISDCSPLFVTWKKALNGSEPRLRGCIGSLEARGLINGFKDYALASALRDRRFSPIQAKELPYLECTVSVLTNYETAQDYLEWEIGKHGLIIEFTDPSKNTRHSATYLPEVAAHEGWTKVETIDSLMRKAGYNGTINEPLRKNLRVTRYQSTLFTMHYGEYASYVKGTRGAAPTVNGAPITNGFKPNH; this comes from the exons ATGGTGTCGGCGAACCGCGAAATGGTGGTCTACTGCTTCGACACCCTCGTCGCCCACTACAACAAGGAGCTGCCGCCTCCCCCGGACTTCGAAGAAGGCCACCA tCAGTTTGAAGAAATTTCTGATTGCAGCCCATTATTTGTCACATGGAAGAAAGCACTCAATGGTTCAGAACCGCGCCTACGAGGATGCATAGGATCTTTGGAGGCCCGTGGCTTGATCAATGGTTTTAAGGATTATGCATTAGCTAG TGCTCTGAGAGACCGCCGCTTTTCCCCTATACAAGCTAAAGAGTTACCCTATTTGGAATGCACGGTGTCCGTACTAACCAACTACGAAACTGCTCAGGACTACCTTGAATGGGAG ATTGGAAAGCATGGTTTAATCATTGAATTCACTGACCCTAGTAAAAACACAAGGCACAGTGCCACTTACTTGCCTGAGGTTGCTGCTCACGAAG GTTGGACGAAGGTAGAAACAATCGACTCGTTGATGAGGAAGGCAGGTTATAATGGCACCATCAACGAGCCACTAAGGAAGAATCTTCGTGTTACACGCTATCAGAGCACATTATTTACGATGCACTACGGTGAGTATGCCTCATATGTGAagggcacgagaggtgcagccCCCACAGTTAACGGGGCTCCGATTACTAACGGGTTCAAACCCAACCATTGA
- the LOC109703853 gene encoding uncharacterized protein At2g38710-like isoform X2, which translates to MVSANREMVVYCFDTLVAHYNKELPPPPDFEEGHHPLFVTWKKALNGSEPRLRGCIGSLEARGLINGFKDYALASALRDRRFSPIQAKELPYLECTVSVLTNYETAQDYLEWEIGKHGLIIEFTDPSKNTRHSATYLPEVAAHEGWTKVETIDSLMRKAGYNGTINEPLRKNLRVTRYQSTLFTMHYGEYASYVKGTRGAAPTVNGAPITNGFKPNH; encoded by the exons ATGGTGTCGGCGAACCGCGAAATGGTGGTCTACTGCTTCGACACCCTCGTCGCCCACTACAACAAGGAGCTGCCGCCTCCCCCGGACTTCGAAGAAGGCCACCA CCCATTATTTGTCACATGGAAGAAAGCACTCAATGGTTCAGAACCGCGCCTACGAGGATGCATAGGATCTTTGGAGGCCCGTGGCTTGATCAATGGTTTTAAGGATTATGCATTAGCTAG TGCTCTGAGAGACCGCCGCTTTTCCCCTATACAAGCTAAAGAGTTACCCTATTTGGAATGCACGGTGTCCGTACTAACCAACTACGAAACTGCTCAGGACTACCTTGAATGGGAG ATTGGAAAGCATGGTTTAATCATTGAATTCACTGACCCTAGTAAAAACACAAGGCACAGTGCCACTTACTTGCCTGAGGTTGCTGCTCACGAAG GTTGGACGAAGGTAGAAACAATCGACTCGTTGATGAGGAAGGCAGGTTATAATGGCACCATCAACGAGCCACTAAGGAAGAATCTTCGTGTTACACGCTATCAGAGCACATTATTTACGATGCACTACGGTGAGTATGCCTCATATGTGAagggcacgagaggtgcagccCCCACAGTTAACGGGGCTCCGATTACTAACGGGTTCAAACCCAACCATTGA